The following coding sequences are from one Clostridioides difficile ATCC 9689 = DSM 1296 window:
- the murQ gene encoding N-acetylmuramic acid 6-phosphate etherase produces the protein MLIKTLENLVTEGRNKNTLQIDKEDTLGIIELINNEDKTVAYAVEEQKESIAKAVNIIVDRMKQGGRLFYIGAGTSGRIGILDATECPPTYGVDFELVQAIIAGGNQAIFKAIEGAEDDKELGKQDIIDRGVTSKDVICGIAASGRTPYVIGAMEYAKELGCAVLSITMNPNSEMSKKADLPINIIVGAEVIMGSTRMKSGTAQKMVCNMLTTASMVKMGKVYSNLMVDVKTSNEKLVERAKRIIMIATNVKYDVAEKFLEEADNSVKLAIFMIKSGLDKDSAKSILDRQEGYISEALKSIEKL, from the coding sequence ATGTTAATAAAAACTTTAGAAAATTTAGTTACAGAAGGTAGAAATAAGAATACATTGCAAATAGATAAAGAAGATACATTAGGCATAATAGAATTAATAAATAACGAAGATAAAACTGTAGCCTATGCTGTTGAAGAACAAAAGGAGAGTATAGCAAAAGCTGTTAATATAATAGTAGATAGAATGAAGCAGGGAGGTAGATTATTCTATATAGGAGCAGGTACCAGTGGGAGGATAGGAATACTAGATGCCACAGAATGTCCTCCAACTTACGGAGTGGATTTTGAGCTTGTTCAAGCTATAATAGCTGGTGGAAATCAAGCAATATTTAAAGCAATAGAAGGTGCTGAAGATGATAAAGAACTTGGAAAGCAAGATATAATAGATAGAGGAGTTACATCTAAGGATGTTATATGTGGTATAGCTGCATCAGGAAGGACTCCTTATGTTATAGGTGCAATGGAGTATGCTAAGGAATTGGGGTGTGCAGTACTATCAATAACTATGAATCCGAATAGTGAAATGAGTAAAAAAGCGGATTTACCAATAAACATTATAGTAGGGGCAGAAGTAATAATGGGCTCAACTAGAATGAAAAGTGGTACAGCTCAAAAAATGGTATGTAATATGTTAACAACAGCTTCTATGGTTAAGATGGGAAAAGTATACTCAAACTTGATGGTAGATGTTAAGACATCAAATGAAAAGTTGGTTGAAAGAGCAAAAAGAATAATAATGATAGCTACAAATGTAAAATATGACGTTGCAGAAAAATTCTTAGAAGAAGCAGATAATAGCGTTAAATTGGCTATATTTATGATAAAAAGTGGTTTAGATAAGGATAGTGCAAAGAGTATCCTAGATAGACAAGAAGGTTATATAAGTGAAGCTTTAAAATCAATAGAAAAATTGTAA
- the anmK gene encoding anhydro-N-acetylmuramic acid kinase AnmK: protein MYSVGLMSGTSLDGVDAVLAEISGNGRNTKVKQIEFITLEIPKDIKDEIRKCCIEEESSVDLICSLNFKLGYLFSKAVKSVCHKANFHIANLDFIASHGQTIFHIPRSYNNFVSSTLQIGEPAVIAYETNTKVISNFRVMDIAAGGEGAPLVPYSEFLLYSDNNKNLALQNIGGIGNITIIPKSCNIDDVFAFDTGPGNMIIDGVCQRLFNRKYDKNGYFASKGKINEEMLKDLMSHKYLSQAPPKSTGREIFGQVYLDNMLNKYKHVDKYDLIATVTMFTAKAIYYNYKNFILPKVNVDTLLIGGGGAHNLTLIGYIKELLLEVEVLTQDEYGYSSDAKEALAFVILGNETLNNSFSNVISATGAKNKVILGNITPKPFGGK from the coding sequence ATGTATAGTGTAGGTTTAATGTCAGGAACTTCCTTAGATGGAGTTGATGCAGTACTAGCTGAAATTAGTGGGAATGGTAGAAATACTAAAGTTAAGCAAATAGAATTTATAACTCTAGAAATTCCTAAAGATATAAAAGACGAAATAAGAAAGTGCTGTATAGAAGAGGAATCGAGTGTTGATTTAATCTGTAGCTTAAATTTTAAGCTTGGATATTTATTTAGTAAAGCTGTAAAATCAGTGTGTCATAAAGCAAACTTTCATATAGCAAATTTGGATTTTATCGCATCTCATGGTCAAACAATCTTTCATATACCAAGAAGTTATAATAATTTTGTATCTTCAACGCTTCAAATAGGTGAACCAGCAGTTATAGCATATGAAACAAATACAAAGGTAATATCTAATTTTAGAGTAATGGATATAGCAGCAGGTGGAGAAGGTGCTCCATTAGTACCATATAGTGAATTTTTATTATATAGTGATAACAATAAAAATTTAGCACTTCAAAATATTGGTGGAATAGGAAATATTACTATAATACCTAAATCATGTAACATAGATGATGTATTTGCATTTGATACAGGACCAGGAAATATGATAATAGATGGAGTATGTCAAAGATTATTTAATAGAAAGTATGATAAAAATGGATACTTTGCATCAAAAGGTAAAATTAATGAAGAAATGTTAAAAGATTTGATGAGTCATAAGTATCTTAGTCAAGCGCCACCTAAAAGCACTGGAAGAGAGATATTTGGACAAGTCTATTTGGATAACATGCTTAACAAATATAAACATGTAGATAAATATGATTTGATAGCAACAGTAACTATGTTTACGGCAAAAGCTATATATTATAATTATAAAAACTTCATACTTCCAAAGGTTAATGTAGATACTTTATTAATTGGAGGTGGAGGAGCTCATAATCTAACTTTAATAGGATATATAAAAGAGTTATTATTAGAGGTTGAAGTATTAACTCAAGATGAATATGGGTATTCTTCTGATGCAAAGGAGGCTTTGGCATTTGTAATCTTGGGCAATGAAACATTAAATAATTCTTTTTCTAATGTAATATCTGCAACAGGGGCTAAAAATAAAGTTATTTTAGGGAATATAACACCTAAACCTTTTGGAGGTAAATGA
- a CDS encoding transglutaminase-like domain-containing protein gives MKKIRKLATKLLITTIVLISGMSMTVYGMTAKEVTAKAPKSYVTGTNSVYGPKLSQAQLNSVAQATADFMNKKITKNMTTDAKILVAYNHIKNNTTYVDWNAVEGANTAYTLVTKKGACSGMARSMKALCDAMGIESYYVHSTSNDHQWNLIRFGDGRLYHVDIDANKSAGKDIIYKSLSHPLPFDKTAYPKVGAIVQTVKPEQTQKPAPPGKHTMLPHQEGAKAVGNFGKKGEDINEKHVMYEGVRCSVVNSSVNTITFTGSESNLDPSNLTIAVIGFMNTPYGMFALAPEGKPVEYPFKYDKPFSLDFSGKNRSGAELAKYCKKNDVTIKIEITDEKANIGLGQIMYVRYE, from the coding sequence ATGAAGAAAATTAGGAAGTTAGCTACCAAGTTATTGATTACAACAATAGTTTTAATCTCAGGTATGAGTATGACAGTTTATGGTATGACAGCCAAAGAGGTAACAGCAAAAGCACCAAAAAGCTATGTCACTGGAACCAATAGCGTATATGGTCCAAAGCTGTCACAAGCCCAACTAAACTCAGTAGCACAAGCAACAGCAGATTTTATGAACAAGAAAATCACAAAGAATATGACCACAGATGCTAAGATTTTAGTTGCCTACAATCACATTAAAAATAACACAACATATGTTGACTGGAATGCAGTAGAGGGAGCAAATACTGCCTATACATTGGTTACTAAAAAAGGTGCATGCTCAGGAATGGCTAGGAGCATGAAAGCTTTGTGTGATGCTATGGGAATTGAATCTTATTATGTACACAGCACATCAAATGACCACCAGTGGAATCTTATCCGTTTTGGTGATGGGCGTTTGTATCATGTAGATATTGATGCTAATAAATCAGCAGGAAAGGATATCATATACAAGAGTCTTAGCCACCCATTACCATTTGATAAGACAGCATATCCAAAAGTTGGTGCAATAGTACAGACGGTAAAACCAGAACAGACACAGAAACCAGCACCACCTGGGAAGCACACTATGTTACCACATCAAGAAGGGGCAAAGGCTGTTGGAAATTTTGGAAAAAAAGGAGAAGATATAAATGAAAAACATGTAATGTATGAAGGTGTTAGATGTAGTGTAGTTAATTCATCAGTAAATACAATTACATTTACAGGTAGTGAATCAAATTTAGACCCATCAAATCTTACGATTGCTGTAATAGGATTTATGAACACACCATATGGGATGTTTGCATTAGCACCAGAGGGTAAACCTGTTGAATATCCTTTTAAATATGATAAGCCATTTTCTTTAGATTTTAGTGGTAAAAATCGTTCTGGTGCAGAATTAGCGAAGTACTGTAAAAAAAATGATGTGACTATTAAAATAGAAATCACTGATGAAAAAGCTAATATTGGACTTGGTCAAATAATGTATGTTCGATATGAATAA
- a CDS encoding PTS sugar transporter subunit IIC — MLDKFTEFLDTKLSTSMARLAEQRHLRAVRDGIVASLPLIIVGSFFLILAFPPLPDSWGVTQYLKENAVTILLPYRMTFFIISVYSTFGIGYSLAKSYKLDGLTGGLLATATFLLTIVPTAIEGLTPDLLKIVEKSPELLAWYNSIPQGWQMPMANLGGGSMFVAIVTSIIGVEIYRFTDKSKFKITMPEAVPASVTRSFEALTPAALIIILMAIVTYFLGFDWHGFIAKLVTPLVSATDTLPSVIILIFLITFFWSFGIHGVSIIGSLARPLWIQLLDANTASYAAGQAVPGIAAEPFFQWFIWIGGSGATIGLALLLAFRAKSAYGKSLGKATVIPAIFNINEPIIFGAPIVLNPILIIPFVVAPIVMATVSWFAMSANLVSRVVVTAPWTLPGPVGAYLATGGDWRASVLNLLCIAISIIIYYPFVKMYDKRLLHEEKVEEQEAY; from the coding sequence ATGCTAGATAAATTTACAGAATTTTTAGACACTAAATTATCAACTTCTATGGCCAGATTGGCAGAACAACGTCACTTAAGAGCTGTAAGAGATGGAATCGTAGCTTCATTACCACTTATAATAGTTGGGTCATTTTTCTTGATATTAGCATTTCCTCCATTACCAGATTCATGGGGGGTAACTCAGTATCTAAAGGAAAATGCAGTTACAATATTACTACCATATAGAATGACATTTTTTATTATATCAGTATATTCTACATTTGGCATAGGTTATAGTTTGGCAAAGTCATATAAGTTAGATGGATTGACAGGAGGTTTATTAGCTACAGCTACATTCCTTTTGACAATAGTTCCTACTGCAATAGAGGGTCTTACCCCTGATTTATTAAAGATAGTTGAAAAGAGTCCAGAACTTTTAGCTTGGTATAATTCAATTCCTCAAGGATGGCAAATGCCAATGGCTAATCTTGGTGGAGGTTCAATGTTTGTTGCTATTGTAACATCTATAATAGGTGTTGAGATTTATAGATTTACTGACAAATCTAAATTCAAGATAACCATGCCAGAAGCAGTTCCAGCATCAGTCACAAGGTCTTTTGAAGCTCTGACACCAGCCGCATTAATAATAATTTTAATGGCTATTGTTACTTATTTCCTAGGGTTTGATTGGCATGGCTTCATAGCTAAATTAGTAACTCCATTAGTTTCAGCCACTGACACATTACCATCAGTAATTATACTAATATTTTTAATAACGTTTTTTTGGTCATTTGGAATACATGGTGTATCAATAATAGGTTCATTGGCAAGACCTTTATGGATACAATTATTAGATGCTAATACAGCTTCATATGCTGCGGGTCAAGCAGTTCCAGGTATTGCTGCTGAACCCTTTTTTCAATGGTTTATATGGATTGGAGGTTCTGGAGCTACAATAGGCTTAGCTTTACTTCTTGCATTTAGAGCAAAATCAGCTTATGGAAAGTCTTTAGGAAAAGCAACTGTAATACCAGCAATATTCAATATAAATGAACCAATAATATTTGGAGCACCAATAGTATTAAACCCAATATTAATAATACCATTTGTTGTAGCACCAATAGTAATGGCAACAGTTTCATGGTTTGCTATGAGTGCTAATTTAGTATCCAGAGTAGTAGTTACTGCTCCTTGGACATTACCAGGACCAGTAGGGGCATATTTAGCCACTGGTGGAGATTGGAGAGCTTCAGTTCTTAACTTATTATGTATAGCTATATCAATAATAATTTACTATCCATTTGTCAAGATGTACGATAAGAGATTGCTTCATGAAGAAAAAGTTGAAGAGCAAGAAGCTTATTAA
- a CDS encoding PTS sugar transporter subunit IIB, whose translation MRVLFVCSSGMSSAIAVNALQKEGAKNGIDIDVLAVGTQEFEDEVKNGWDIAMVAPQVRHRFDYLKAFADEVSVPCALIQAQAYSPLGGPKLLKQVQELLSK comes from the coding sequence ATGAGAGTATTATTTGTTTGTTCATCAGGGATGTCAAGTGCTATAGCAGTTAATGCATTACAAAAAGAAGGAGCAAAAAATGGAATAGATATAGATGTTTTGGCTGTTGGTACTCAAGAGTTTGAGGATGAAGTTAAAAATGGATGGGATATTGCTATGGTAGCTCCACAAGTCAGACATAGATTTGACTATTTAAAAGCTTTTGCTGATGAGGTTAGTGTACCATGTGCATTAATACAAGCACAAGCTTATAGTCCATTAGGAGGACCAAAGTTATTAAAACAAGTTCAAGAACTGTTGAGTAAATAG
- a CDS encoding MurR/RpiR family transcriptional regulator gives MSCILKLKQIYEDLTEVDKKIADYILNNTEAISKLSVSELASNSKTSTASIVRFSRKMGYSGFGDLKIEIAKDLMGKENEYTYVDENYDCNIDSVINKITNKNIETINQTRLLNEKDIIKEAVEQIIKAKNVYIFGVGGSALVALDLQMKLLRINKQAFTSLDSHTQLMVSSNVDKEDIAIAISYSGESKEVIKSIENAKLKGCKVICITKYSDNHLSKISDLKLVVPNIEKRLREGAISSRIAMLTLIDIIYISIIQENLNEAEQKLQETKRILDYLNINNA, from the coding sequence ATGAGTTGCATTTTAAAATTAAAACAGATATATGAAGATTTAACGGAAGTAGATAAAAAAATAGCTGATTACATACTTAATAATACAGAGGCTATAAGTAAGCTTTCTGTATCAGAATTGGCGTCAAACTCAAAAACAAGTACAGCAAGTATAGTTAGGTTTTCTAGAAAAATGGGATATTCGGGTTTTGGGGATTTAAAAATTGAGATAGCTAAAGATTTGATGGGCAAAGAAAATGAATACACATATGTAGATGAAAACTATGATTGTAATATAGATAGTGTTATAAACAAAATTACAAACAAAAACATAGAGACTATCAACCAAACAAGGTTGTTGAATGAAAAAGATATAATAAAAGAAGCAGTTGAACAGATAATAAAGGCTAAAAATGTATATATATTTGGAGTAGGTGGTTCGGCTTTAGTTGCACTAGATTTACAGATGAAACTTTTAAGGATAAATAAACAGGCATTTACCTCTTTAGATAGTCATACACAACTTATGGTATCTTCAAATGTAGATAAAGAAGATATAGCTATAGCAATATCTTACTCTGGAGAATCAAAAGAAGTAATAAAGTCTATAGAAAATGCAAAATTAAAAGGATGTAAGGTCATTTGTATAACTAAATATAGTGACAATCATCTTAGTAAGATTAGTGATTTAAAGCTAGTAGTACCAAATATAGAAAAAAGACTTAGAGAAGGAGCTATTTCTTCAAGAATAGCAATGCTTACGTTGATAGATATAATATATATTTCTATAATTCAAGAAAACTTAAATGAGGCAGAACAGAAACTACAAGAAACAAAAAGGATACTTGATTATTTAAATATTAATAATGCTTAA
- a CDS encoding aromatic acid exporter family protein, translating to MNNINSLKVIKLSLGCSLAIFIAWLLKLEYSMVAGVIVLLTVKDTKRETLKGSIGKIYGFLLCTIFSYLCFNILGYNLTSFSIFIFIIIPLCFLLNIQDVIAMCVVIASHYYLQGETSIKWILNEAGIFAVGTGIGVLINMYIPTNIHKIHEVQKKLQEEVSIVLIDIADIIVNPKKENGYSRDLYTLNSLIDSSISETYDNINNTLLSDTRFFLEHMDIIKSQRDILENLYSYVSQLNSTPPQAHILSAFIHKIGYTEFEAETGNLLLEELKRLMLSMKNQPLPVDRTEFENRAILFLCLTELKQFLVNRKHAQMLRDNNFYK from the coding sequence TTGAATAATATTAATTCACTTAAAGTAATAAAATTATCTCTTGGATGTTCTCTTGCTATATTTATTGCTTGGCTATTAAAATTAGAATATTCAATGGTTGCTGGAGTTATAGTACTACTTACAGTAAAGGACACTAAAAGAGAAACTCTTAAAGGCTCCATTGGAAAGATTTATGGTTTTCTTTTATGTACTATTTTTTCATATTTATGTTTTAATATTTTAGGATATAATTTGACTTCATTTTCAATATTTATATTTATAATTATACCACTTTGTTTTTTGTTAAATATTCAAGATGTTATTGCTATGTGTGTAGTCATAGCATCCCATTACTACCTTCAAGGAGAAACTTCTATCAAATGGATTTTAAATGAAGCTGGAATATTTGCAGTAGGAACTGGAATAGGTGTCTTAATAAATATGTATATTCCAACAAATATACATAAAATCCATGAAGTTCAAAAAAAGTTACAGGAAGAAGTGAGTATTGTACTTATAGACATTGCAGATATTATTGTAAATCCTAAAAAAGAAAATGGATATAGTAGAGATTTATATACATTAAATTCACTTATTGACAGCAGTATTTCTGAAACTTACGATAATATTAATAATACTTTATTAAGTGATACTAGATTCTTCTTAGAGCATATGGATATTATAAAAAGTCAACGGGATATCTTAGAAAATTTGTATAGTTATGTATCTCAACTAAATTCTACACCACCACAAGCTCATATTCTATCTGCTTTTATACATAAGATAGGTTATACTGAATTTGAAGCTGAAACAGGCAATCTTCTTCTTGAAGAATTAAAGAGACTAATGCTTAGTATGAAAAACCAGCCTCTACCTGTTGACAGAACAGAGTTTGAAAATAGAGCTATTTTATTCCTATGCTTGACTGAGTTAAAACAGTTTTTAGTTAATCGTAAACATGCTCAGATGCTTAGAGATAATAATTTTTATAAATAA
- a CDS encoding N-acetylglucosamine kinase, with amino-acid sequence MYFLGVDGGGTKTTFTLVDEELNIVGTITKGTCHYNQIGFDNLTKLLITGLEEVCKDAKINVEEITYAFVGLAGYGKIKEVLYALEVATKNAYSHINYTLGNDVEIALAGSLNGEKGINIIAGTGSIAQALDKDGNLHRCGGWGYVLGDEGSAYYIGMATLKMFTMQSDGRCSKTKLYDLIKRHLNIENDYDIIKYVNDEIQGDRIEIAKFATICLKAVIEGDNTASKIFDDAAYELSRLIIGLDHHFEQGTKIKVSYSGGVFKSGDLILEPLKKYLNKTRFGIVRPVLTPDLGACLLAKKKYYSK; translated from the coding sequence ATGTATTTTTTAGGTGTAGATGGTGGAGGAACGAAAACAACATTTACATTAGTAGATGAAGAATTAAATATAGTAGGAACCATAACCAAAGGAACTTGTCATTATAATCAAATAGGATTTGATAATCTAACGAAATTATTAATAACTGGGTTGGAAGAAGTTTGTAAAGATGCTAAGATAAATGTAGAAGAAATAACGTATGCATTTGTTGGACTTGCTGGATATGGAAAAATAAAAGAAGTATTGTATGCATTAGAAGTAGCAACAAAAAATGCATATAGTCATATAAATTATACTCTAGGTAATGATGTAGAAATAGCATTAGCAGGTTCTTTAAATGGGGAAAAAGGTATAAATATAATTGCAGGTACTGGTTCAATAGCACAGGCTTTAGATAAAGATGGGAATCTTCACAGATGTGGAGGATGGGGCTATGTATTAGGAGATGAAGGTTCAGCGTATTATATAGGAATGGCTACCTTAAAAATGTTCACAATGCAGTCTGATGGAAGGTGTTCAAAAACAAAATTATATGATTTAATAAAAAGACATCTTAATATAGAGAATGATTATGACATAATAAAATATGTAAATGATGAAATACAAGGAGATAGAATAGAAATAGCAAAGTTTGCTACGATATGTTTAAAAGCAGTTATTGAAGGTGATAATACTGCTAGTAAAATATTTGATGATGCAGCTTATGAATTAAGTAGGCTTATAATAGGATTAGATCATCATTTTGAACAAGGTACAAAGATAAAGGTATCTTATTCAGGTGGAGTGTTTAAGTCAGGAGATTTAATATTAGAGCCACTTAAAAAATATTTGAATAAAACGAGATTTGGTATAGTGAGACCAGTGTTGACTCCAGATTTAGGAGCATGTTTACTTGCTAAGAAGAAATATTATAGTAAATAG
- the pepI gene encoding proline iminopeptidase, which yields MKITEGYMPFKGFKTYYRIVGENTEGKKPLVLLHGGPGSTHNYFEVLDKIAESGRQVIMYDQIGCGNSFVEGHPELFNADTWIEELIELRKHLGLDEIHLLGQSWGGMQAIWYAIEYKPKGIKSYILSSTLSSAKLWEKEQKRRISYMSEVDQKALLDAVNTGDYSSKEYNDALERFMEMYCAGEVTEDSPECLRRPKKSGSEAYIVGWGQNEFSPTGTLSGYEFTDRLHEIKEPCLVTSGAIDLCSPYIAKTMYDRIPNSKWELFEYSRHMPFVEENEKYIKVLTEWLNAND from the coding sequence ATGAAAATTACTGAAGGATATATGCCTTTTAAAGGTTTTAAAACGTATTACCGTATAGTAGGAGAAAATACGGAAGGGAAGAAGCCATTAGTATTACTTCATGGAGGTCCAGGTTCTACACACAACTATTTTGAGGTATTGGATAAGATAGCTGAAAGTGGTAGACAAGTAATAATGTATGACCAAATTGGTTGTGGAAATTCATTTGTAGAAGGGCATCCTGAGCTATTTAATGCAGATACTTGGATAGAGGAGCTTATTGAACTAAGAAAACATCTAGGACTTGATGAAATTCATCTGTTAGGTCAATCTTGGGGAGGTATGCAGGCTATTTGGTATGCTATTGAATATAAACCAAAAGGTATTAAGTCTTACATCCTTTCATCTACTCTTTCTTCTGCAAAACTTTGGGAGAAAGAACAAAAAAGAAGAATATCATATATGAGTGAGGTTGACCAAAAAGCATTACTTGATGCAGTAAATACTGGAGATTACTCTAGCAAAGAATATAATGATGCATTAGAAAGATTTATGGAAATGTATTGTGCAGGTGAAGTGACAGAAGATTCTCCAGAGTGCCTGAGAAGACCTAAAAAATCAGGTTCTGAAGCATATATTGTAGGATGGGGACAAAATGAATTTTCTCCTACAGGAACTCTTTCTGGATATGAATTTACAGATAGATTACATGAAATAAAAGAGCCTTGTCTAGTAACTAGTGGAGCAATAGATTTATGTTCACCATATATTGCAAAGACTATGTATGATAGAATACCTAATAGTAAGTGGGAATTATTTGAGTATTCAAGACATATGCCATTCGTTGAAGAAAATGAGAAATATATAAAAGTCTTAACTGAGTGGTTGAATGCGAACGATTAA
- a CDS encoding DUF871 domain-containing protein: protein MGRLGISIYPEKTTSKEIYDYIDKAAENGFTRIFSCLLSVKDTKENIIKKFKRINEYAKFKGFEVILDVNPRVFGELEISYKDLTFFKKTKADGIRLDMGFTGSEEALMTFNPQNLKIEINMSNNTNYIDTIMDYQPNKENLIGCHNFYPHRYSGLNLKHFIKCTERFNKYGLRTAVFVTSQNETTFGPWPVTDGLPTIEMHRNLPIDIQVKHIIAMNNINDIIISNCYPTYEELKVLGSMRKDMVTFDVAIEENIREVEKKILFEEIHFNRGDISDSLIRSTQSRVKYKGYKFELFNTPKIIKRGDIVIESSEYGHYAGELQIALTDMKNSGKSNVVGYIRKEELFILDYIKPWQKFNFKPSTK from the coding sequence ATGGGAAGATTAGGAATATCAATTTATCCAGAAAAAACAACATCTAAGGAAATATATGATTATATAGATAAAGCTGCTGAAAATGGATTTACACGTATATTTTCATGTTTATTATCAGTTAAAGATACTAAAGAAAATATAATTAAAAAATTTAAACGTATAAATGAATACGCTAAGTTTAAAGGTTTTGAGGTAATACTTGATGTAAATCCCAGAGTATTTGGTGAATTAGAAATAAGCTACAAAGATTTGACTTTTTTTAAAAAGACGAAGGCAGACGGAATAAGGCTTGATATGGGATTTACAGGTTCTGAAGAGGCATTAATGACTTTTAATCCTCAAAATCTTAAAATAGAAATCAATATGAGTAATAATACTAATTATATAGATACAATAATGGACTACCAACCAAATAAAGAAAATTTGATAGGATGTCATAACTTTTATCCACATAGATATAGTGGATTAAATTTAAAACACTTTATAAAATGTACAGAAAGATTTAATAAGTATGGATTAAGAACAGCAGTTTTTGTAACAAGTCAAAATGAAACTACATTTGGACCATGGCCTGTAACTGATGGGCTTCCAACAATTGAGATGCACAGAAATCTACCTATAGATATTCAAGTAAAGCATATAATAGCTATGAATAATATAAATGATATAATAATATCAAATTGTTATCCAACATATGAGGAGCTAAAGGTATTAGGTTCTATGAGAAAAGATATGGTTACATTTGATGTAGCAATAGAGGAAAATATACGAGAAGTTGAGAAGAAGATACTCTTTGAAGAAATACATTTTAATAGAGGGGACATATCTGATAGTCTGATAAGGTCTACTCAATCTCGTGTTAAATATAAAGGATACAAATTTGAACTATTTAATACTCCTAAAATAATAAAAAGAGGAGATATAGTAATTGAAAGTAGTGAATATGGTCATTATGCAGGGGAGTTACAAATAGCCTTGACTGATATGAAAAACAGTGGTAAATCGAATGTAGTAGGATATATAAGAAAAGAAGAATTATTTATATTAGATTATATTAAACCATGGCAAAAGTTTAATTTTAAACCCTCAACAAAATAA
- a CDS encoding HAMP domain-containing histidine kinase, which produces MLVKYLKGRSKYIALPLVVVSIINIYLFAIDIFKNKYSELIYLDFLVLFIIMVFFVIDYINFRNSYTNLYNCIENSGEIDSYLVDGQSFEENLIKDIIENLKIKNNSDIETYKQSLKELDEYIAKWVHEIKIPISSLSIITDRLSSIEDSLDIKNQVAKINFLVNSILYSSRSNTMFEDVFINKFNLEKLVKMSIKNNSFLLIKNNIEVSLNELENDVYTDSKCMSYVLDQIINNAIKYSKEVGKIEFNSKKLENGVVLSIKDFGIGINEEDISRVFDKGFTGKNGRNQLYKSTGMGMYFVKKMIDSLGHEIEVCSENGSYTIFNIYFYDISDYLSLDS; this is translated from the coding sequence ATGCTAGTAAAATATTTGAAAGGTAGGTCTAAGTATATTGCTCTACCTTTAGTTGTAGTTAGTATAATAAATATCTACTTATTTGCTATAGATATTTTTAAAAATAAATATTCAGAGTTAATATATTTAGATTTTTTAGTGCTGTTTATAATAATGGTATTTTTTGTTATAGATTATATAAATTTTAGAAATAGTTACACAAATTTATATAATTGTATAGAAAATAGTGGTGAAATAGACAGTTATTTAGTTGATGGACAATCTTTTGAAGAAAATCTAATAAAAGATATTATAGAAAACTTAAAAATAAAAAATAATAGTGACATAGAGACTTATAAACAATCATTAAAAGAATTGGATGAGTACATAGCTAAATGGGTTCATGAAATAAAAATTCCAATATCTTCTTTAAGTATAATTACAGATAGGTTAAGTAGCATAGAAGATAGTTTGGATATTAAGAATCAGGTTGCAAAGATAAATTTTTTAGTAAACTCTATTTTGTATAGTAGTAGAAGCAACACTATGTTTGAAGATGTATTTATAAATAAATTTAATTTAGAAAAATTGGTAAAAATGTCTATAAAAAATAATTCATTTTTGCTTATAAAAAATAATATAGAAGTTAGTTTGAATGAATTAGAAAATGATGTTTACACAGATTCTAAATGCATGTCATATGTTTTAGACCAAATTATTAATAATGCTATAAAGTATTCAAAGGAAGTTGGTAAGATTGAATTTAATTCAAAAAAGTTAGAAAATGGAGTGGTATTATCTATAAAAGATTTTGGTATAGGTATAAATGAGGAAGATATATCTAGGGTTTTTGACAAGGGATTTACGGGGAAAAATGGAAGAAATCAATTGTATAAGTCTACTGGAATGGGGATGTATTTTGTAAAGAAAATGATAGATAGTTTAGGGCATGAGATTGAGGTATGTTCGGAAAATGGTTCATATACAATTTTTAATATCTATTTTTATGATATATCAGATTATTTAAGCCTAGATAGTTAG